A section of the Humulus lupulus chromosome 2, drHumLupu1.1, whole genome shotgun sequence genome encodes:
- the LOC133819789 gene encoding glycine-rich protein 23-like, which translates to MRVVVVSFLCVFLVCGLVVADHGGGKVEEDKHLFPRPLFLKPHFKPPLHKPHGLGRGIYKKGFRHGIGGGLGGGGGLGGGGGLGGGGGLGGGGGLGGGGGLGGGGGLGGGGGLGGGGGLGGGGGGGLGGGGGGGLGHGGGLGGGGGLGHGGGLGGGGGLGGGHGGGLGGGGGLGGGHGGGLGGGGGLGGGHGGGLGGGGGLGGGHGGGLGGGGGLGGGHGGGLGGGGGLGGGGGVGGGVGGGGGFGGGAGGGFGGGAGGGGGGGFGGGGGVGGGAGFGAGGGVGGGGGFGGGGGFGGGH; encoded by the coding sequence ATGAGGGTTGTTGTCGTTTCTTTCTTGTGTGTTTTTCTTGTTTGTGGTTTGGTCGTAGCCGATCATGGAGGTGGTAAGGTTGAAGAGGATAAGCATTTGTTCCCTCGTCCGCTTTTTCTCAAACCTCATTTCAAACCTCCTCTTCATAAACCTCATGGTCTAGGCCGTGGGATTTACAAGAAGGGTTTTAGGCATGGAATTGGTGGTGGACTTGGTGGCGGCGGCGGGCTCGGTGGTGGAGGTGGGCTCGGTGGTGGTGGAGGGCTAGGTGGCGGTGGTGGTCTAGGTGGTGGAGGTGGgcttggtggtggtggtgggctAGGTGGTGGAGGTGGgcttggtggtggtggtgggctTGGGGGTGGAGGTGGAGGTGGGCTTGGTGGAGGTGGAGGTGGCGGTTTAGGTCACGGTGGTGGgcttggtggaggcggtggtttAGGGCATGGTGGTGGGCTCGGGGGTGGTGGTGGTCTTGGTGGAGGACACGGTGGTGGACTAGGCGGCGGTGGTGGTCTTGGAGGAGGACACGGTGGTGGtcttggtggtggtggtggtctaGGAGGAGGACATGGTGGTGGACTAGGAGGTGGTGGTGGTCTTGGAGGAGGACACGGAGGTGGACTAGGAGGTGGTGGTGGTCTCGGAGGAGGGCACGGAGGTGGACTGGGAGGTGGTGGAGGCCTTGGCGGGGGTGGGGGGGTAGGCGGTGGagttggtggtggtggtggattTGGAGGTGGTGCAGGTGGAGGCTTCGGCGGTGGTGCaggtggaggtggaggtggtggttttggtggaggaggtggtgtGGGTGGTGGGGCAGGATTTGGAGCTGGTGGAGGTGTTGGTGGCGGCGGAGGATTTGGTGGTGGAGGTGGTTTCGGCGGTGGCCACTGA